The Aequorivita sublithincola DSM 14238 genome window below encodes:
- a CDS encoding type II toxin-antitoxin system PemK/MazF family toxin, with protein MELEQYSIILVNLDPTIGSEIKKTRPCVIVSPNEINKFLRTIVVAPMTTNLKNYPTRIKVKHNGKKGMIAIDQIRTIDKSRILKTFNQLSKSEIKNCKDIIRETFVD; from the coding sequence ATGGAATTAGAACAGTATTCCATCATACTCGTAAACCTTGACCCTACAATTGGTAGCGAAATTAAAAAAACAAGACCTTGTGTAATTGTTTCACCAAACGAAATTAATAAGTTTTTAAGAACAATCGTAGTTGCTCCAATGACAACGAACTTAAAAAACTATCCGACCAGAATTAAAGTAAAACATAACGGAAAAAAGGGAATGATTGCAATCGACCAAATTAGGACAATTGACAAATCTCGAATATTAAAAACGTTTAACCAATTATCGAAATCTGAAATAAAGAATTGTAAAGACATTATCAGGGAAACTTTCGTGGATTAA
- a CDS encoding endonuclease/exonuclease/phosphatase family protein — MGKIRQILVVILYVLAFALAICSILSLFRNAEIRYIKMLDFPRIQFFILSFVILILIIITSKKWQWFKYLLVVGLLTGISINTFFLINYTSLVSVNVPTAKNLKTSDDQFSLLLSNVKMTNRKAQPLLELIDLKKPDLILAMEVDGWWDKKLKVLENEYPYSQHTINEVTYGMVLYSKFPLEKIEVDYLANENVPSFKSTISLSDGKNISFHSIHPVPPTHFKDLPDNAGQQENALKKLGKEIKGRKLPTIVAGDLNDVVWSNVDELTGTKNILYDVRVGRGFYNSFNAENFLMRWPLDHVFVTEEFRLKKLERLPKIGSDHFPIYTELVLVNNAAHLNTK, encoded by the coding sequence ATGGGGAAAATAAGACAAATATTAGTTGTTATTCTGTATGTTTTGGCATTTGCTTTGGCTATATGCTCTATACTTTCCTTATTCCGAAATGCGGAAATTCGATATATAAAAATGCTTGACTTTCCGAGAATTCAATTTTTTATTTTGTCGTTTGTCATCTTAATATTAATCATAATTACAAGTAAAAAATGGCAATGGTTTAAATATCTGTTAGTTGTTGGATTATTGACTGGAATTTCTATCAATACCTTTTTCTTAATAAATTATACAAGTCTGGTTTCTGTAAATGTTCCAACAGCCAAAAATTTGAAAACCTCTGACGACCAATTCAGCCTTTTGTTGTCCAATGTTAAAATGACTAATAGAAAAGCACAGCCATTACTTGAATTAATCGACCTTAAAAAACCCGATTTGATTTTGGCAATGGAGGTAGATGGATGGTGGGACAAAAAACTGAAAGTTTTGGAAAATGAATATCCCTATTCTCAACACACAATCAATGAGGTTACATACGGAATGGTTTTGTACAGTAAATTCCCTTTAGAAAAAATAGAAGTCGATTACTTAGCTAATGAAAATGTACCCTCTTTTAAAAGTACTATTTCTCTTTCCGATGGGAAGAATATCAGTTTCCATTCTATCCATCCTGTTCCACCTACGCATTTTAAGGATTTGCCCGACAATGCAGGGCAACAAGAAAATGCCTTAAAAAAATTAGGAAAGGAAATTAAAGGAAGAAAATTACCAACCATTGTGGCTGGAGATTTGAATGACGTGGTTTGGTCTAATGTAGATGAATTGACAGGAACAAAAAATATTCTTTATGATGTTAGGGTTGGTAGAGGTTTTTATAACAGTTTTAACGCAGAGAATTTTCTTATGCGATGGCCATTAGACCACGTTTTTGTAACCGAAGAATTTCGATTGAAAAAATTGGAACGTCTACCGAAAATAGGGTCTGATCATTTTCCAATTTACACGGAATTGGTTCTAGTCAATAATGCAGCACATCTAAACACAAAATAA